CGGCAACCCCTTGCTATCACTGTGAAATGTGCGAAGCAGGCCACCCGAACCTGTGCCCGAACCATACATTTTATGGTGTCTACCCCGATGATGGGGCACTGCAAGAATGCATGATCGTCCATGGACGTAATTGCTTCCCCATGCCGGATAACGTCAGCGATGGTGCTGGCACCCTGCTAGAGACGCTCGGCGTCGCTATCCATGCATCGGATTTAGCGAAGTTCCGCGTGGCGGATAGCGTAGCGATCATTGGCTGTGGCCCTGTGGGCTTGCTCATCCTGGCACTGGCGAAGCATGCCGGGGCCTACCCCATTTACGCCTTTGATAAATTCGACTGGCGTGTTGAAAAAGCTCGCCAATGGGGCGCAACAGAAGCCTGGAATGTCGATGAAGTCGACCCGGTGAAAGTGCTCAACGAAGCGTCCCATGGGCGCGGTGTAGATATTGCCATAGAAGCCGCCTGGGCAGATCACTCCATCCAGATGGCCGCTGATATGGCCCGTCCGGGTGGTCGCCTCGTCTTAGTCGGCATCCCCGGCGATGATCAACTGCATATGAAGCACGCCACCGCCCGCCGCAAAGGCCTGACGATCCGCATGGCGCGCCGTATGAAGCTCACGTATCCGCGTGCTTACAAAGTTGTGGAATCCGGCATGATTGATCTGGATGATCTCATCTCGCATCATTACCCGCTTGAAGAAGCGCCGAAGGCCTTCGAAGACAACGACCATTACATCGAAGGCGCACACAAGATCATCATCGACATCTAGGGAAATCGGTTCCGTTAAGTTTTTAAGAGGGTGCAAACGCGCCCTCTTTTTACTTTTCTATCTGCTTTTATGACCACTCAAGACGCTTTAACTTGTTTTAAACCCGTTAGAAAGCGCTCAAAAACGCTAAATTGCCTATATTAGGTCGCCCAACCTATTGCTATTCCAGAAAAACATCGTAAACTATCGCTGTCTGCAAACTTGTGCAATTTAATGATGAGGAGATCATGATGCAGGAGTATTTGCCGCCTCGTGATGAGGACGAAGAAGACGATTACGATTACGAAGAAGAAGATGATTACGACTACGAAGACGAAGACGAAGATTACGACTATGATGATGACGACGACGATTACGACGAAGACGAAGATTAGTCTGTAACGTCAAACGCATCACTGTGGTTGTTTACCCATAGCACGACCATCTGTCTTCGAAAAAACAAATGAATAATGAGCGCCCTTCTTGCTAAAGTTGGGCGTTTTTTCATTCTGGATATTGTGAACTGAGGTAAAGTAATTGAAACGATAGGGCTTCATACATGGGACCCATGAAAAAGCCCCGAAAAATGCCCCATCGTTTTATTTATTAAGGGACAAACCCTGTAATCTCATTTAATATAATATCGTTAGAGGGACGCCCATAAGAGGTGCAGAGTGGCTTTTCTAGAAATCGATGATGCTCTGGCCCAGCGCCTTATGAATCTCGCAGAATCACAACACTGTAGTATGGAAACACTGCTACAGTCTATTTTGATTACCCCACCGCAACCGGCCCAGGTGGATATATCACTGCCGCCTATTCTGGCTTTACAGCTTTTGCTAGAAAACTATTCCAGCGGGTTCGTGCTGGCCTTCGATGAAAATTTACGCTGCTTGATCGCCGGTGGCAAACCGCGTTCAATCCAGGGCATGCCCTTGTCCATCCATCGGGGGATGCATCTGGCGGAAGTCTTGCCAGAGCCACTATATCAACCGTTAGAGCAAGCTTTTAAAGCCATCTTTGATGGACAGGAAAATGTCATCAATACGCGCTATGAAGGCCATACCTATCAGGCCGCTATTCAGCCCTTGCAGTCCGATGGCATCCTGTATGCTGGCCTGATGACATTGCGAGAGCGCAGACAAGAATCCCCTTCCTACGAAGAAAAGCAGCGCACGCTTGAAAATGAACGCAGTCGTATCTTGCTGAAGTTCATCCAGGATGTATCGCACGAATTTAAGACGCCGATTACAGCCATCAAGATTGATCTTTACCTGATGGAGCGCACGAAAAACGAAGAACAACGCCACGCACGCATCCTCGACATCGAAAAACAAGCGGATCTCATCATCCAGCTTGTGGATGACCTGCAAACAATGGCAAAGCTGGACAATGAACAGGGCAGCACTTCATTTAGCGCGCCGTTAGATATTAACGACACGGTGCGTACCGCTTACCGCATCGCACAGCGCAAAAAATCGCCAGATGAGGCAGCCGTCATCAGCCTGAGAATGGATGTCAATTTGCCCAAAATCCTGGGCGATCACGAAGCGATGACACGTGCCATTGCAGAAATTATCCACAATGCGATCCGCTTTACACCTGCAAACGGCAGTATCGTTGTACAAACCTACCATGCGGAGAATGCTAACCACATCATCATCCAGGACACCGGTGTGGGTATGACGCAGGATACCCTACAAAAAGCATTTGAGCGCTTCCATCGGGCGGATGAAGCCCATACAACACCAGGGTTCGGCCTGGGGTTGCCAATGGCCCAGAAGATCGTTCAAAAACATGGTGGCACCATTTCTATCGACAGCCACATGGGAGAAGGGACAACGGTCACGATTAGCTTACCGATACACCCGGCTTTGATAGAAGCGATACAGCTACGATAACGCTGATCTGTGGCACCTGGACGAGGCACTGCGCCAGATGATTTAAAAGTAACGATTGCGTGATCATCATAAGAGCAACTATCAGGATGAGGCATCCGTTTCAAGCGCGTTTATTGCCAGGTGGGTGACGTTTTAAATGAATAACTTGAGGATTGTTGAACACAGCGATGAGTGACACCAACACAAAGCGCATCCTATATATCGAGGATGATCGTGGCCTTGCACAGTTACTAGCCCATCATCTCGCAAAGCGAGGCTACGATGTAGAACTGGCAACGAGTGGCGAAGAAGGCATCGCCATGCTCGCAACCAGGGGCCACGATGTGGTTTTGGTCGATTATAAGCTCCCGACACAATCAGGCCTGGAAGTACTCTCCATCATCACCAAACAACCCGATCCACCACCTGTGATTATCCTGACAGGTGAAGGGGATGAAGCTATTGCGGTAAAGGCGATCCAGACTGGGGCCAGTCATTATCTGGTCAAAGATGCGCACGGCCAATACTTTAATGTGCTGCCTACGCTTATCGAACAAGCATTGGAGCACAAAGAATTATTAAAAGAACAGTGCCGCGCACAAAAAGCATTGCATCGTTACGAGGTCCTC
The Phototrophicus methaneseepsis DNA segment above includes these coding regions:
- a CDS encoding zinc-dependent alcohol dehydrogenase; this translates as MKAARLHGPKDMRVEDVPEPPSPQPGDVLIRVKAVGICGSDLHMYEDGRIGDTEYEKPLTLGHEFMGEITAVGEGALDGNFQPLKVGQRVAVDPATPCYHCEMCEAGHPNLCPNHTFYGVYPDDGALQECMIVHGRNCFPMPDNVSDGAGTLLETLGVAIHASDLAKFRVADSVAIIGCGPVGLLILALAKHAGAYPIYAFDKFDWRVEKARQWGATEAWNVDEVDPVKVLNEASHGRGVDIAIEAAWADHSIQMAADMARPGGRLVLVGIPGDDQLHMKHATARRKGLTIRMARRMKLTYPRAYKVVESGMIDLDDLISHHYPLEEAPKAFEDNDHYIEGAHKIIIDI
- a CDS encoding sensor histidine kinase, whose amino-acid sequence is MAFLEIDDALAQRLMNLAESQHCSMETLLQSILITPPQPAQVDISLPPILALQLLLENYSSGFVLAFDENLRCLIAGGKPRSIQGMPLSIHRGMHLAEVLPEPLYQPLEQAFKAIFDGQENVINTRYEGHTYQAAIQPLQSDGILYAGLMTLRERRQESPSYEEKQRTLENERSRILLKFIQDVSHEFKTPITAIKIDLYLMERTKNEEQRHARILDIEKQADLIIQLVDDLQTMAKLDNEQGSTSFSAPLDINDTVRTAYRIAQRKKSPDEAAVISLRMDVNLPKILGDHEAMTRAIAEIIHNAIRFTPANGSIVVQTYHAENANHIIIQDTGVGMTQDTLQKAFERFHRADEAHTTPGFGLGLPMAQKIVQKHGGTISIDSHMGEGTTVTISLPIHPALIEAIQLR